A single region of the Podospora pseudopauciseta strain CBS 411.78 chromosome 1, whole genome shotgun sequence genome encodes:
- a CDS encoding hypothetical protein (EggNog:ENOG503PGIZ; COG:Q) → MNISQHFMTKVQTATTILPGKLLRFLRLESLHTPRQRTHPHQQLSFQKALIQSIMASETNPETNPPVEPQAEPTATAAPVTWEGTIKDYFLPSDVDCMLNAGGFDLSNKDDVADNATKIYVRVKNKSMPKQMPPWTQQNPDPAHPLWTDEMCANFKTWMDNEFP, encoded by the exons ATGAACATATCTCAACATTTTATGACTAAAGTGCAGACAGCCACAACTATTTTACCAGGGAAGCTTCTCAGATTTCTCAGACTTGAATCTCTCCACACACCGAGACAAAGAAcacatccccatcaacagCTATCATTCCAAAAAGCCCTCATCCAAAGCATCATGGCCTCAGAAACAAACCCAGAGACAAACCCCCCAGT CGAGCCCCAAGCTGAGCCAACAGCGACCGCCGCTCCTGTTACCTGGGAAGGCACCATCAAGGATTACTTCCTCCCGAGCGACGTGGATTGCATGCTCAACGCTGGTGGCTTCGATCTGAGCAACAAGGATGACGTGGCTGACAACGCCACCAAGATCTATGTGCGTGTGAAGAACAAGTCTATGCCGAAGCAAATGCCCCCCTGGACTCAGCAGAACCCAGACCCGGCGCACCCCCTCTGGACGGACGAAATGTGCGCCAACTTCAAGACCTGGATGGATAACGAGTTTCCATGA